The stretch of DNA GCTTGATGTGACGCGTCATGGCGATACGAGCGGACTCGATCTGACGGTTGGTCACGTAGTGACCCTCGACCGCCTGGATGCCGAAGTCGCCGAACGCCAGCTCCGTGCCGCCCTTCGCCATGCCGCGGCGCTTGGGGTGGTGCTGCTTGCGGTACTTGACCCTACGAGGCATCAACATCAGGACTGCCCTCCTTCGGTGGCAGCGCCGGCGCCGGCCGTGGCAGGAGCCTCGGCGGCGGGAGCGGCCTGCTCGGCCTGGGGAGCACCCTGGCCGGCCTGGTCGTCACGAGCGGGACGGCGCCCGCGCTGGGGGCGACGGCTGCCGGGAGCGGCGGCGCGACGCGCGGCCTCGGCCTCGCGCTCGGCGCGCGTGCCCGCGACCTCACCCTTGTAGATCCACACCTTGACGCCGATGCGACCGAAGGTGGTCTTGGCCTCGTAGAAGCCGTAGTCGACGTCGGCGCGGAGCGTGTGCAGGGGCACGCGGCCCTCGCGGTAGAACTCCGAGCGGCTCATCTCGGCGCCGCCGAGACGGCCCGAGCACTGGATGCGGATGCCCTTGGCGCCGGAGCGCATGGTCGTCTGCATCGCCTTGCGCATCGCACGACGGAACTGCACGCGACCGCTCAACTGCTCGGCCACGCCCTGCGCGACGAGCTGGGCGTCGAGCTCGGGCTGCTTGACCTCGAGGATGTTGAGCTGCACCTGCTTGCCGGTGAGCTTCTCCAGCTCGCCACGGATGCGGTCGGCCTCGGCGCCACGGCGACCGATGACGATGCCCGGACGCGCGGTGTGGATGTCGACGCGGACGCGGTCACGCGTGCGCTCGATCTCCACGCGGCTGATGCCGGCGCGGTCCATGCCCTTGGTGAGGAGCTTGCGGATCTTGACGTCCTCGCCGACGTAGCTGCTGTACAGCTTGTCGGCGTACCAGCGGCTCTTGTGGTCGGTGGAGATGCCCAGGCGGAAGCCGTGCGGGTTGATCTTCTGGCCCATGGTCAGCGACCGCCCTTCTTGGTGTTCTTGCGCGACTGCGGCACGTCGGCGGACGGCTGCACGACGACGGTGAGGTGGCTGGTGCGCTTGAGGATGCGGCTGGCCGAACCCTTCGCGCGCGGACGCCACCGCTTCATCGTCGGGCCCTCCTCGACCAGGAGCGTGGAGATCACGAGGTCGGACGCGTCCAGGCCCTCGGTGGTCACCGCGTTCGCGACGGCGGACTCGACCAGCTTGTAGAAGTTGGAGGCGACGGCCTGCGGGGCGAACTGCAGGATGGCGAGCGCCTCCTGCGTGTCCATGCCGCGGACCAGGTCGCCGACACGGCGAGCCTTCTGCGGGG from Aeromicrobium erythreum encodes:
- the rpsC gene encoding 30S ribosomal protein S3, whose translation is MGQKINPHGFRLGISTDHKSRWYADKLYSSYVGEDVKIRKLLTKGMDRAGISRVEIERTRDRVRVDIHTARPGIVIGRRGAEADRIRGELEKLTGKQVQLNILEVKQPELDAQLVAQGVAEQLSGRVQFRRAMRKAMQTTMRSGAKGIRIQCSGRLGGAEMSRSEFYREGRVPLHTLRADVDYGFYEAKTTFGRIGVKVWIYKGEVAGTRAEREAEAARRAAAPGSRRPQRGRRPARDDQAGQGAPQAEQAAPAAEAPATAGAGAATEGGQS
- the rplV gene encoding 50S ribosomal protein L22, with the protein product MSAATRENVSERRARLLGDAAGAFAVARFVRVTPQKARRVGDLVRGMDTQEALAILQFAPQAVASNFYKLVESAVANAVTTEGLDASDLVISTLLVEEGPTMKRWRPRAKGSASRILKRTSHLTVVVQPSADVPQSRKNTKKGGR